One Desmodus rotundus isolate HL8 chromosome 4, HLdesRot8A.1, whole genome shotgun sequence DNA segment encodes these proteins:
- the KLLN gene encoding LOW QUALITY PROTEIN: killin (The sequence of the model RefSeq protein was modified relative to this genomic sequence to represent the inferred CDS: deleted 2 bases in 2 codons; substituted 1 base at 1 genomic stop codon): MRKHGRVDRPRARFRAPVTGQYTMKAGVAGPECEVRDGRKLQPFEWAGPKRPRRVQRRWRDTRATVGTTFRRRSRVFLVGELSKFPLAYDSWRGGRFPSFARGALTWCRQRDPRAFQLTAETLVQKRHPPERCRGXRLGSCLYKHPHPSTCPHLPHRWLPPLLLADLGTRAPKLVPPFPCYPQSKPNGRDLRLLPLDYLTLLIPNRRRRGCAMEVCVFLTSALPLRAKLSGAVLSGQQGISCRSPLLEYTDVATNLKSLSH, encoded by the exons ATGAGAAAACACGGACGGGTGGATCGCCCTCGGGCCAGGTTCCGCGCTCCCGTAACAGGGCAGTACACGATGAAGGCCGGGGTTGCTGGGCCCGAATGTGAAGTACGCGACGGTAGGAAGCTGCAA CCCTTCGAGTGGGCGGGGCCGAAGAGACCTAGGAGGGTTCAAAGGAGGTGGAGGGATACACGGGCCACAGTCGGAACTACTTTCAGGAGGAGGTCACGTGTGTTCCTAGTTGGGGAACTTTCCAAATTCCCACTCGCCTATGATAGCTGGAGAGGCGGGCGGTTTCCTTCCTTCGCCCGGGGTGCTCTTACCTGGTGCAGGCAGCGGGACCCCAGAGCCTTCCAGTTGACGGCGGAAACACTAGTTCAGAAGAGGCACCCACCAGAGCGCTGTAGGGGCTGACGCCTGGGGAGCTGCTTATACAAGCACCCACATCCAAGCACGTGCCCCCACCTT CCGCACCGTTGGCTGCCGCCGCTGCTTCTTGCAGACCTAGGAACGAGAGCTCCCAAGCTGGTCCCAcccttcccctgctacccacagaGCAAGCCAAATGGCCGAGACTTGAGACTCCTACCTCTGGATTATCTAACACTGCTTATTCCAAACCGTAGGAGAAGAGGCTGTGCCATGGAGGTGTGTGTCTTCCTCACTAGTGCCCTGCCCCTTAGGGCGAAACTTTCTGGTGCTGTGCTCTCGGGGCAACAAGGTATCTCTTGCCGCAGCCCGCTGCTTGAATACACCGATGTTGCAACAAACTTAAAGTCACTAAGTCACTAA